TTCTCGGCAAGCAACGGGATTCCCCCCAGCGCCGGGGTGAATCTGGTGTACGACAATGCCGAAGGCCAGCCCACCAATCTGGCGGTCAGCGCCTCACCCAGCACTAGCCAGCAGGACTATGGCCTGGACGCACTTCTGTGTCTGAGGAATCTCGCCCTGGGCACAGACGTGGTTGCCGATGCGCCCCTGACTGGAGATGCGGCGGCCTGGTCTGAGCGCATTGCCGACGGAATCGACGCCATCCGTGCCAGCGGAAACCTGCGCGGAAAACCGACGGTGTTCGTCACCGGTCGGTCGGATGCCATTCTGCCCATCAACCACACCTCGCGTCCCTACTTTGGCCTGAATCAGCGGGTGGAAGGTAGCGATAGCAACCTGAGGTACTACGAGATTCTCAATGCCCATCACCTGGATGTCCTCAACGGATTTCCGGGCATTGCAGATCGATACGTGCCGCTGCATCACTACTACTTCGAGGCGCTGGATCTGGTTTGGGCGAATCTCACTGACAAGCAGGATCTGCCGCCAAGCCAGGTGGTAAGGACCGTTCCCCGGGGCGACATAACGAACCCCCTGTCGGTCGCCAACCTGACTCCGATTGCCGCTAACCCGGATGCTGGCGACCGCATTCTGTTCAGCAACGATCAGGTCCAGATTCCGGACTGATGTCACCGAAAGCCGGTCCGGGTAGCGCTCGGCCGGCAGTGTTTGCCCCTGTTCCGGGGGCGCCATATACTTCCGTCACTGCACCCGGATTGCCGGGTGCCTCAGGTATCTTATGCAGAACATCCAAGCCGGTGACCCAGGTTCCATGACAGAGCTATTTACTGAAAACAATAAAAGTGGCCTGACCAGGGATCTGATTGAAGCGATCTTCCCCATGTTCGAGGAAGCCAGTGCCGGTGCTATTGCGGTCGATCATGAAAGCCGTATTACCTGGATCAATAGCAGCTATGCCAATCTGTTGGGTCTTGGCGATCCAAAATCCGTTATCGGCAAGCCTGTGCGTCAGGTAATTCCCCAGACCCGCATGCCGGAAGTGGTGGAGAGCGGCAAACCCCTGCTACTGGACATCATGGAACATAACCAGCAGCAGTTGGTGGTCACTCGGTTGCCTTTTTACGATGATGAAGGCCGGGTCATTGGCGCGGTGGCCTTTGTGCTTTATGACGACCTGCAGCCACTGACGCCGCTGGTGTCCAAGTATCGCCGGCTGCACCAGGATCTGGCTGCGGCTCGCAAGGCCCTGGCCAAGAAAGCGCGGGGTACCCGCTACAACCTGGCGGACTTTGTGGGGGCCAGCCCGGCTGCGCTGGAGGTCAAACGGCGGGCGCGTCTTGCCGCTGGTCGCGACATGCCCGTTCTGTTGCTGGGCGAAACCGGTACCGGTAAAGAGGTTCTGGCGCAGGCTATTCATTCGGTGTCTGCACGGGCCGATAAACCCTTCGTGGGAGTGAACCTGGCGGCTATTCCCGACAACCTTCTGGAGGCGGAATTCTTTGGTGTCGCCCCCGGTGCCTACACTGGTGCGGACCGCCGTACACGGGAAGGCAAGTTCCATCTCGCCAACGGCGGAACCCTGTTTCTGGATGAAGTCGGGGATATGCCCCTGCCGCTTCAGGCCAAACTACTGCGTGCACTGCAGGAAGGGGAAATCGAGCCACTGGGTTCCAATAAAGTGACGTCGGTGGACGTGCGGGTAATTGCAGCCACCAGTCGCAATCTCGAAGCGATGATTGCCGATGGCGAATTCCGGTCGGATCTGTATTACCGGCTGAATGTTCTGGAAATCCCTATTCCTCCCTTACGGGACCGGCTGGCGGACCTGGGGGTGCTGTGTGAAGCGTTGCTGGACGAAATCTGCGAAGGGCTGGACATGCGTGGTGAAATCACCGATGCAGGTGTGGCCGCCCTGGGCGGGTACGACTGGCCCGGCAACATCCGTGAATTGCGAAATGTGCTGGAACGAGCCCTTACCATGGGTGAGGAGAGCGGGCTGCTGGATGCCGACCTGGTGTTCAAGGTATTGCCCCGCGGTCGTACCCGGCCGGTGTCTTCTCTCACATCCCAGCCGGTCCGCCCACTGGCCAAAACCCTTGCCGACGCTGAGTCCCAGGCGATTGAAGACGCTCTGGTAGCCAGCCGTGGAAACCGTACCAAGGCTGCCAAGATGCTGGGTATTTCCCGATCCGTGCTCTATGAAAAGCTGCGAAAACTGTCCTGAAATCCGGACGCCTGTCCCAATATCCGCACAAATACTTACGACTACGGTCTAAAAGTGTCCTGAAACCTGGACAAAGCGGCCTTTCAATAAACAAAGTAAATATGTATCTGTCTGAAAATATTGAATAAAAAATCCTTGGCACAGTCACTGCTACAGTTCTGGGGAAGTCGCCAGAATAACGCAGACAACAAAATGGCACTTTGGGGACGGCATCCTGTGTCCGCCTGTATAAGTGGTCTGCATGTTCTGGTGGCGCATCGTTCAGGCCACCCCGGTTTCCAGTTCCGGTCGGTCATACAATAACAATGCTAGGAGACTTGCCAATGAAACTCTTGAAGGCGCTTACAGGTATCGCCGGCGCGATCGCTCTGACCACAGGATCCGCGGTTGCCGAGGACCTGCGTTGGAAATTGCCAGTTGCTTTCGCCACCAATCTTCCGGGCCTTGGATCCCCCGCTGCCTGGGTGGCAGACAACCTGACGACGGCCTCCGGTGGTAGCCTCCAGGTTCGTGTTTATGAACCCGGTAAACTGGTTCCTCCTTTCGACATTTTGCAGTCGGTTTCCGATGGCAAGGTTGAAGCCGGTTATACCTGGATCGGTTACGACCAGGGCAAGGTACCTGCGATTCCGCTGTTTGCGGCTGTGCCTTTCGGTATGAAGCCCTGGGCCTACACTGCCTGGTACTACTATGGCGGTGGTCATGAAATGTTGCAGGAAGTCTATGCCAACAAGGGCTTTGACGTGCACGCCCAGCTCTGCGGCATTATCGGGCCTGAAACAGCGGGTTGGTACGCGGAACCCATCAAAACACTGGAAGATTACAAAGGCCTGAAGATTCGTTTCGCCGGCCTCGGCGGCAAGGTGCTCGAGAAACTGGGAGCCTCTGTCACCATGATGCCCGGCGGAGAACTCTACCAGGCACTGGAAAAAGGCACCATTGATGCCACTGAATTTTCCATGCCCGCCATTGACCAGATCCTCGGTTTCAATCAGGTGGTCAAGTACAACCTGTTCCCGGGCTGGCATCAGCAGTTCACAGCCCAGTATATGCTGATCAACAAGGATGAGTGGAATCGCACCACTGACGCCCAGAAGGCGCTGGTTGAGGCTTCATGCACCGCGGCGACCACTCGTGGTCTGGCTGAGGGTGAGTACAAGAACGGCAAGGTGCTGGCCGAGTTCCAGGACAAGGGCGTTCAGGCCGACCAGATTCCCCGTGACGTTCTGAAACAGCTGCAGGAAGTGACCGAACAGGTGCTTGAAGAGGAAGCATCCAAGGATGCGGACTTCAAGCGCGTCTATGAAAGCCAGAACGAGTTCATGGAAACCTACAAGGTGTGGGATTCACGTGCCTATGTTCCGACGGACCTCTAAGGGTCGGGGCTGACTCTGATCGCCGGAAGAAATTCCGGTGCGCTATGATCAACTCTGGATGGCCCTGCGGGGCCATCCTTGTTTCACGGCAGGCTTTCTGAACGAGGAGCTGTTGTATGGGAGTGTCTGATAAAGACTCACCGCCGGGTGCGCGGGCGTCGGACGCCGGTCAGTTTATTCATCACCACACGAAATTTCCGACAACCTGGCCCAGCCGGGTTATGGATCGTGCCATTTCGGCAATCGGCAAGAGTGCTTCCTGGCTATGGGTCGTGGTCACCGGCGTGATTATCTACGCAGTGGTGGGGCGCTATGCCTTTGGCATGGGCTCGGTCACCCTGGAAGAAGTCCAGTGGCATCTGGCCGGTGCAGGCTGGTTATTGGGTCTCGGCTACACGCTGGTCACCGATGATCATGTAAGGGTCGACGTGATTCATGAACGCCTGTCCCTGAAAGGCCAGGCCTGGATTGAACTGTTAGGCCTGTTATTCCTGTTGTTACCGTTTCTCGGGATGGCGGTCTACGAAATGATCCCCTACGCCTTCAGTTCCTGGCAACAGGGCGAGACCAGCCAGGCGCCGGCCGGGCTTCCCTACCGCTGGGTTCTCAAGAGCATTCTGGCATTGTCGTTTGTGCTTCTGATTGTCGCAGCCCTCTCCCGATTGCTGAAGGTAACGGCTCTACTTTTCGGCTTTCCAAAGCCAATCCGGATCGAGTCCGGCGATAACAAGAATGAGGATGCGTCCTGATGGAGCTCGAAGTTGTTTTTGTAATCGGCATGTTCCTGACGTTCGGCGCCCTGTTGATGACCGGTTATCCGGTGGCCTGGGTGTTGGGTGGCACCGCAGTCATCTGGACAGTCATTGGCGTCGTCGCCGTTGAAAATTTTGGTGCCAATCTCTGGTTTGATTATTCGTCCTCCATGGGGCTTGTGCCTGAGCGGATATGGAGCATCGTAAACAGCGAAACCCTTGTAGCTCTGCCCATGTTTATCTTCATGGGTATCATGCTTGACCAGTCCGGTGTCGCCGAAAGACTGATGAATGCCATGGTAAAGCTCTTTGGGGCGGTTCGCGGTGGCTATGCAGTCACGGTCATTGTGATCGGCGTACTGCTGGCAGCCACCACCGGTATTATCGGTGCCTCCGTGGTGCTTCTGGGGATGCTTTCCCTGCCGGTGATGATGGAAAACAAGTATGACAAGGGTTTTGCCGTAGGCACTGCCTGTGCCACTGGCACCCTGGGAATACTGATCCCCCCGTCCATTATGCTGGTGCTGATGGCAGACCGGCTGGCGGTACCAGAGGCGTCAGTGGGCGATCTGTTTATGGGTGCCTTCTTCCCCGGCCTGATGCTGGGCGCCATGTATGTGGCCTACGCTATCATCCGGCCCATGCTGCAACCCCACATTGCACCGGTGCCAGCGGGCACTGAAAAAGTGTCCTGGGGTATCGTGTGGGAAGTGGCAAAAGCCGTTGTTCCAACGGCCGCGCTGATCCTGGGTGTTCTGGGTTCCATCTTTGCGGGTATCGCCACGCCCACGGAGGCTTCCGGTGTCGGTGCTCTGGGGGCGCTTTTGCTGGCGTTGATGGCAAGACGCCTGAACCTGGAAGTGCTCAACTCCTCGTTGCAACAGACGACCCGCACGGCGGCGTTCATATTTGCCATTTTCCTGGGTGCGACGGCATTCTCCGTGGTACTGCGGGGCCTGGGTGGCGACCAGGTCATCGAAGACGCGCTGTTGGGACTGCCCTTTGGCCCCTATGGCGTGGTGCTGACGATTCTGTTTGCGGTGTTCCTGCTTGGCTTCTTCCTGGATTGGGTCGAGATCACCCTTATTATCCTTCCGCTGGTGGCCCCGGTGGTTCAAACGCTGGGTTTTGATCTGGTGTGGTTCACCATCCTCTTCGCCATGTGCCTGCAGACCTCGTTCCTGACGCCGCCGGTAGGCTTTGCCCTGTTCTATATCAAGGGTGTTGCGCCGCCGGAAATCAACGTGATGGACATCTACAAGGGTGTAATACCCTTCATCATCATTCAGTTAGTGGGACTGTCCATCGTATTCCTGGTGCCCGAAATCGCTACCTGGCTGCCCGGCGTGGCTTACAAATAAGGAGATCAAAAATGCGTCTAGAAAACCAAGTCGCCCTGATTACCGGCGCGGGACGCGGCATTGGCCGGGCTATTGCCGAGCAGTATGGCCGTGAGGGTGCGCGCGTTGCCGTCGCCGACCTCACCCTTGAGAGTGCCCGCGAAGCGGTTGACGCCATAGAGCGCGCCGGTGGCACGGCCATGGCCCTTGCCATGGACGTCACCAATGAAGAGGCAGTTGAGCAGGGTATTGCTGCTATCGTCGACAAGTGGGGAGGGCTGGATATTGCCCTGGCCAACGCTGGTGTCCAGCATATCGACCCGGTGCACAAGCTCGCCTTTGCCGACTGGAGCAAAGTGATCAGTGTCCACCTGGATGGGGCTTTTCTGGTTACCCGGGCGGCTCTCAAGCAGATGTACGCCGGTGGGGGTGGCACCATGCTTTACATGGGGTCGGTCCATTCCCTCGAGGCCTCGCCGCTGAAGGCGCCCTATGTAGCCGCCAAGCACGGCATGCTGGGCCTGTGCCGTGCGGTGGCAAAAGAAGGGGCGGAGCATGGTGTACGCAGCAACATTATCTGCCCGGGATTTGTCCGCACGCCGCTGGTGGACAAGCAGATACCGGAACAAGCGAAGGAGCTGGGTATCTCCGAGGAGGAGGTGATCAGCAAGGTGATGCTGAAGAACACCGTCGACGGCAAGTTCACCACCCTGGAAGATGTTGCCGAGCTGGCGGTGCACCTGGCAGCTTTCCCCTCGGCGGCACTGACCGGACAGTCTATCGTGGTCAGCCATGGCTGGCATATGCAGTAAGCAACAGGAGAGACGGATGAGTAACACAGAACAATCACCGGTAGTCTGGTCTCCCTCGGAAGCGACAATGAGGAACTGCCAAATGGGCCGTTTCAAGGCCTGGCTTGAGCGACAGGGCTTCGGGCCGTTTGCCGACTACCACGCCCTGCACCAGTGGTCGATTGATGATCTGGAGACCTTCTGGCAAAAGGTCTGGGACTACTGTGGCCTTGTGTGCGACACCCCGGCGGAGAAGGTGCTGGGAAAGCGTGATATGCCGGGCGCGGAATGGTTTCCGGGCATGAAGCTCAACTTTGCCGCCAACCTATTGCGGCTGGCGGAGGGTGAGCATGCTGACCGCGAAGCCGTGGTGGCTTACTGCGAAACCCGCCCGGTACTGCGCCGGAGCTATGCGCAACTGAAGGCCGATACCGGCGCCCTGGAAACCTTCCTGCGCAATAAGGGTATCCAGCAGGGCGACCGTGTAGCCGGGGTGGTGACCAACGGTTACGAGGCTCTGGTAGGTATGTTGGCGACCACCAGTCTGGGGGCTATCTGGAGTTCTGCGTCGCCGGATTTCGGCGTTGGCGCGATTCTGGACCGCTTCGGTCAGATTGAGCCCGCAGCGCTGATTGTCGTCAATGGCTATGGCTATGGCGGCAAGGTGTTCAACCGCCAGGACGACTTTGCCGGCCTGATTGATGGCCTGCCAACCCTGCGCTGCGCGGTCAGTATCGAACAATTGCCGGGGGAAGCTGCCATACCAGGGGACCTTGTTACCCACTGGAACGATGCCCTTGCCGAAGGGCAGGGCCAGGCGCCTTCATTTACGCCTCTGCCACCGGATCATCCGGTGTATATCCTTTATTCCTCCGGCACTACCGGAAAGCCAAAGTGTATTGTTCACGGCAATGCCGGCCTGCTGGTGAATCACGCCAAGGAGTTGATGCTGCACGGTGATGTGGGACCGGATGACCGCTTCCTCTATTTCACTACCTGCGGCTGGATGATGTGGAACTGGCAGGCATCTGCCCTGCTCACCGGTGCGGCAGTGATCACCGTCGACGGCTCTCCCGGTTACCCGGATCTGAACTACCTCTGGCAGGTGGTGGCTGATGAGAAGATCACCCACTATGGCACCAGTGCCCGCTTCATTGCGGGCTGTCGCAAGGCCGAACTGGCTCCGGCAAAAACGCTCGATCTGAGCGCGCTGAGGGTGGTGTTCTCCACTGGATCACCGCTCTTGCCGGAAGACTACGACTGGGTTTATGGCAACGGCGCCCCTGATGCCCTGCTGGGCTCTATTGCCGGCGGAACCGACATATGCGGCTGCTTCGTGGGTTCTACGCCATTGCTGCCCGTACGCCGCGGGGAAATCCAGTGTCGCTTCCTGGGTGTCGATGCCGTGGCCTACGACGATGATGGCAAGCCCGTCAGCGAAGGCAGGGGGGAACTGGTCTGCCGCCAGCCGCTGCCGTCCATGCCCGTGCGCTTCTGGAACGACCCGGACGGCGAGCGCTACCGCAGCGCCTATTTCGATACTTTCCCCGGCGTCTGGGCCCATGGCGATTTCATCGAGTTCACCGAACACGGCGGCGCTATCATTTACGGCCGCTCTGACGCCACCCTGAACCCAGGCGGAGTCCGGATCGGCACCGCCGAGATCTACCGCCAGGTGGAAACCATCAACGAGGTGAAAGACAGCCTGGTAGTGGGCCGACAGATCGACGGCGACGTGGAAGTCGTGTTGCTGGTGGTTCCCGCCGAGGGCCAGGCCCTGACCGACGAGCTGCAGAAAACCCTGAAATCCCGGATCCGCTCCGGCGCCAGCCCACGACATGTTCCGAAGCACATTATCGAGGTGCCGGACATTCCCTACACCCGCAGTGGGAAGAAGGTAGAGTTGGCGGTGGCCCGTTTGATCAATGGCTCCAGCAAAGCGGATAACCGGGATGCGCTGGCAAATCCGGAGGCGTTGGACCGGATTGGTGAGAGTTTCTCGGAAGCTGGGTTATTGCCGAAAGCGTGAGCTGGTTTGTCGGATTACGGCTTCGCCTAATCAGACCTACGGAAGGCGCGAACAAGGTACATCAAGTGGTGGGGCGGGGAATTTCCGAAATTCCCCGCCCCACCACGAATGCCCGCAAACCCCAAAAGCCCGTAAGTTTCGTAAATTCGCCGCATTTCATCACCCTGTCACAGGTTTTCGCGAACTTGGGGTCCGTCCTTCTACTAAAATCGTAAGCTGGAAAGGCGAAAAAATGCTATCCTAGTAGGCCTATCACATGTTTCCGAATCAGTCATTGCAAGGTCAGAAGTTCACAAGACCACTGACCAGGCCATGGCCGTCCTGAACTCACCTATTAGCCTGAGGACGAAAATGACATCATCCAAAGCCAAGATCATCTACACCCTGACCGACGAGGCCCCCGCTCTCGCCACACGGTCACTTCTACCCATACTTGAAACCTACGCCAAGCCGGCAGGCATTGAATTCGGCACCAGCGACATCTCTCTGGCGGCGCGTATTCTCGCCCTGTTTCCCGACTACCTGGAGAAAGACCAACAGGTTGAGGATGATCTGAAAGCCCTGGGTGATTTTACTAAAGATCCCGAAGCCAACATCATCAAGCTGCCCAACATCAGCGCCTCGATTCCCCAGCTAAGGGCGGCGATAAAGGAATTGAACGAGCAGGGCTACAAGGTTCCCGAGTACAAGGAAAATCCGCAGACCGACGAAGAGAAAGAAATCCAGGCCCGCTACTCCAAAGTGCTGGGCAGTGCGGTAAATCCGGTCCTGCGGGAAGGTAACTCGGACCGTCGCGCACCCACGGCGGTGAAAGCGTTTGCGCGCAAGCACCCCCATTCCATGGGTGAGTGGAGCGCGGCCTCTCGGACCCACGTGGCCCATATGCGCGGCGGCGATTTCTATTCCAACGAGCAGTCCCTGACGCTGGATAAGGCCACGACTGCCCGTATCGTGTTTGAGAACAAACAGGGCAAGCAGACCGTCCTGAAAAGTGAGCTGCCCCTGCAGGAAGGAGAAGTGCTGGACGGCATGTTCATGAGCTGCAAGGCCCTGCGCAAATTCTTCGAGGACTGCATCGAGGATTGCGAGAAAACCGGCGTGATGTTCTCGCTGCACGTCAAAGCCACCATGATGAAAATCTCCCATCCGATCGTGTTCGGCCATGCGGTGAAGATTTTCTACAAGGAGCTGTTCGACAAGTACGGCGAGCTGTTCGACGAGCTGGGCGTGAACGCCAATAACGGCCTGTCCAGCGTTACCGAAAAGATCAAGCAGCTGCCGGAATCCAAGCAGGAGCAGATTCTGGAAGACCTGCACGCCTGCTACGAGCACCGTCCGGAAATCGCCATGGTGGATTCGGTCAAAGGCATCACCAACCTGCACGTCCCCAGCGACGTCATCGTGGATGCCTCCATGCCGGCGATGATCCGCAACTCTGGCAAGATGTGGGCACGGGACAACAAGCTCAAAGACACCAAGGCAGTGATGCCGGAGTCCACCTACGCCACCATCTACCAGGAAGTGATCAACTTCTGTAAGACCCACGGCGCGTTCGACCCCACCACCATGGGTACTGTTCCAAACGTTGGCCTGATGGCGCAGAAAGCCGAGGAATACGGCTCCCACGACAAGACCTATGAAATCAAGGAAGACGGCATCGTGCGCGTCGTTGCCGAAGATGGCACCGTGCTGACCGAACACAAGGTCGAGAAAGGCGACATCTGGCGTGCCTGCCAGACCAAGGATCTGCCGATTCGCGACTGGGTCAAGCTGGCTGTTAACCGCGCCCGTGCCACTGGCATGCCGGCCCTGTTCTGGCTGGACGACGAGCGCCCGCACGACGCGGAGCTGATCAAGAAAGTCGAGATGTACCTGAAGGAGCACGACACCGACGGCCTGGAAATCCTCATCAAGTCGCCGGTACGCGCCATTCGCTGGACCATGGAGCGCCTGATTCGCGGTCTCGATACCATCTCCGTTACCGGCAACGTGCTGCGGGATTACCTGACTGACCTGTTCCCGATTCTGGAACTGGGCACCAGTGCCAAAATGCTGTCTATCGTACCGCTGCTCAACGGCGGCGGCCTTTACGAAACCGGTGCTGGCGGCTCTGCGCCCAAGCACGTGCAGCAGTTGCTACAGGAAAACCACCTGCGCTGGGATTCACTGGGTGAATTTCTGGCAACGGCGGTGTCTCTTGAAGAGCTTGGCGAGAAGCAGAACAACGAGCGTGCCCGCCTGCTGGGTCTGACCCTGGACAAGGCCACCGAGCGCCTGCTGGAAAACAACCAGTCGCCTTCCCGTAACACCGGGGAGCTGGACAACCGTGGCAGCCATTTCCATCTGGCCCGTTACTGGGCGGAAGAACTGGCAAACCAGGACAGCGACAAGGATCTGAAGACCTTCTTCGAGAAGCTGTCAAAGCAGCTGGAAGACAACAAGGACAAAATCCTTGAAGAAATGAGCGTGATCCAGGGCCATCCTGCGGACATCGGCGGCTATTATCATCCGCCTGCGGAGAAGGTCTGCAAGATCATGCAGCCTAGCGAAACCTTCAACAAGATCCTGGCTGATGCCCGGGAGTCCGTGAAGGAAATCGTCTAGTCCTGTTTCAGGGGGGCTAGTGTACCCCCGGTAACAGCGGTCAGAGCCGCCGGCGCCAGCTCAATGTCGAGCCCGCGCCGGCCGGCACTGATAAACAGGGTTTCAAACTTCTCTGCCGAAGCGTCGATAAATGTCCGCAGACGTTTCTTCTGCCCCAGCGCACTGACCCCGCCAAGCACATAGCCGGTGCTGCGTTCCACTGTCTGGCGATCCGCCATGGCTGCTTTCTTGCCTCCTGCCGCTCTGGCCAGCTGTTTCAGGTTAAGCATGGCGTTGACCGGCACCATGCCGACAATCAGTTCCTTTCCGTCCAGAATAGCCACCAGTGTTTTAAACACCTGACCGGGATCAACTCCCAGTTTCTCGGCAGCCTCAAGTCCCCAGGATTCCGCATCCGGGTCATGTTTGTAATCGTGTAATGAGTATTCTATACCTGCACGGTCGGCAGCTTTTATTCCCGGGGTCAATTGGCCTCTCCTGTGGGTCACATCTGCCAGAGTTTAGGCTAAGCTTAGCGCAGAGACAGCTCCGGCGCGGAGGTCAAGATGTTCAATCAGGGATGGTGTGAATGCAAAAACTGAAAGGTCGCACTCCGATCAGGCGCTCGCTCTGGATTGTCCTGTCCTACCTATTTGTCGGCTGGTTATGGATCACTTTTTCTGACGCCATTGTGGCCCAATGGTTTAAGGACGCGGAGGCCTTGAGCCTTGCCCAGACCTACAAGGGCACGCTGTTCGTGCTGGTGACCGGGCTGGTGCTGTTTGCGATTCTCTATCGTCAGCTTTCCAAAGATCGAGCCTTGCTGTCACTTCATGCCAGGCAGAGGAATGAAATCCTGCGGCTAAACCGTTTCCGGGAGAAAGTCATTGATCAGGCCAGTGTATGGATCAATGTGTTGGACTCTAAGGGGCGTATCGTTCTGTGGAACCGGGCCGCAGAGGAGATTACCGGGTATCGCCGGGACGAGGTGATGCACTCCGATCAGGTGTGGGAACTGATGTACCCGGACCCCGACGTCAGGGAGAAAATTCTCGAAAAAGTCGCCGAAGTTCTCAGGAATGAAGACGCTATGGTCGGTTTTGAAACCACTATCCTGACCAAGCAGGGTCAGGAGCGTGTGATTTCCTGGTATACCAGCACTCTCGAAGGCGTAGAAGGTGATGAACCGGCTGGTACCATCGCTATTGGCCAGGATGTGACCGATATCCGTGCTGCTGAAAATACCATCCGACGCCGGGACCGGCAGCTCGTCACCCTGATGGACAATCTGCCGGGCATGGCCTACCGGTGTCTTTATGATGAGCACTGGACCATGAAGTTTGTCTCCAGCGGCTGCCGTGATCTGACCGGCTATGATCCGGAGGAGCTGCTGGATAATCGGGTTATCAGTTGGGCCAGCCTCATCAGCGGCGACGAGAACGACCGTCTGGTCCGCGAGGTGGAAACCGCCATAGGCAGCGCCGAGCCGTTCTCTCTGGAATACTCTGTCGACCGCAAGGACGGTGGAAAGGTCTGGGTCTGGGAACGTGGCCGGGCCGTCGCGGATGGTGACGAGTTGGTGTTGGAAGGCATTATCATCGACATCACGGATCGCAAGGTGCTGGAGGAAGAATTATCGGTAATGGCAACCCGCGATGCCTTGACGGGCCTTCTGGACCGCCGCGAGGCGACCCGGCTGCTGGAGGAGGAGATTTCGCGGGCCCGGCGTTACCAGCGGTCCCTGGCCCTGCTCTGGATTGACCTGGACCATTTCAAACAGGTCAATGACCAGTTGGGGCATGCTGCCGGCGATAAAGTACTCTGCGGATTCAGTGAGCTCCTGTCTTCGCGGATTCGTCAGGTGGACTTTGTCAGCCGTTTCGGTGGTGAGGAGTTCATTGTCGTGCTGCCGGAAATGGACGTCAGCGAAGCCGAACAGAGCGCTGAGCGCCTGCGACAGCTGGTGGCGTCATCCCCGCAGCAGTTGGACAATGGTCGGTCAGTGAATCTGACCATGAGCGTGGGTGTCGCGATTTTTCCGGATCATGGCGAGGACGCATCGGCGCTAATTGCCGCGGCTGATCAGGCCATGTATCAGGCCAAAGCCGCCGGGCGCAATCGGGTTGTAGTAGCATCACCTGGTAACACCGGTCCTAC
This DNA window, taken from Marinobacter halotolerans, encodes the following:
- the ybaK gene encoding Cys-tRNA(Pro) deacylase codes for the protein MTPGIKAADRAGIEYSLHDYKHDPDAESWGLEAAEKLGVDPGQVFKTLVAILDGKELIVGMVPVNAMLNLKQLARAAGGKKAAMADRQTVERSTGYVLGGVSALGQKKRLRTFIDASAEKFETLFISAGRRGLDIELAPAALTAVTGGTLAPLKQD
- a CDS encoding sensor domain-containing diguanylate cyclase, with translation MQKLKGRTPIRRSLWIVLSYLFVGWLWITFSDAIVAQWFKDAEALSLAQTYKGTLFVLVTGLVLFAILYRQLSKDRALLSLHARQRNEILRLNRFREKVIDQASVWINVLDSKGRIVLWNRAAEEITGYRRDEVMHSDQVWELMYPDPDVREKILEKVAEVLRNEDAMVGFETTILTKQGQERVISWYTSTLEGVEGDEPAGTIAIGQDVTDIRAAENTIRRRDRQLVTLMDNLPGMAYRCLYDEHWTMKFVSSGCRDLTGYDPEELLDNRVISWASLISGDENDRLVREVETAIGSAEPFSLEYSVDRKDGGKVWVWERGRAVADGDELVLEGIIIDITDRKVLEEELSVMATRDALTGLLDRREATRLLEEEISRARRYQRSLALLWIDLDHFKQVNDQLGHAAGDKVLCGFSELLSSRIRQVDFVSRFGGEEFIVVLPEMDVSEAEQSAERLRQLVASSPQQLDNGRSVNLTMSVGVAIFPDHGEDASALIAAADQAMYQAKAAGRNRVVVASPGNTGPTSLSK
- a CDS encoding NADP-dependent isocitrate dehydrogenase, whose amino-acid sequence is MTSSKAKIIYTLTDEAPALATRSLLPILETYAKPAGIEFGTSDISLAARILALFPDYLEKDQQVEDDLKALGDFTKDPEANIIKLPNISASIPQLRAAIKELNEQGYKVPEYKENPQTDEEKEIQARYSKVLGSAVNPVLREGNSDRRAPTAVKAFARKHPHSMGEWSAASRTHVAHMRGGDFYSNEQSLTLDKATTARIVFENKQGKQTVLKSELPLQEGEVLDGMFMSCKALRKFFEDCIEDCEKTGVMFSLHVKATMMKISHPIVFGHAVKIFYKELFDKYGELFDELGVNANNGLSSVTEKIKQLPESKQEQILEDLHACYEHRPEIAMVDSVKGITNLHVPSDVIVDASMPAMIRNSGKMWARDNKLKDTKAVMPESTYATIYQEVINFCKTHGAFDPTTMGTVPNVGLMAQKAEEYGSHDKTYEIKEDGIVRVVAEDGTVLTEHKVEKGDIWRACQTKDLPIRDWVKLAVNRARATGMPALFWLDDERPHDAELIKKVEMYLKEHDTDGLEILIKSPVRAIRWTMERLIRGLDTISVTGNVLRDYLTDLFPILELGTSAKMLSIVPLLNGGGLYETGAGGSAPKHVQQLLQENHLRWDSLGEFLATAVSLEELGEKQNNERARLLGLTLDKATERLLENNQSPSRNTGELDNRGSHFHLARYWAEELANQDSDKDLKTFFEKLSKQLEDNKDKILEEMSVIQGHPADIGGYYHPPAEKVCKIMQPSETFNKILADARESVKEIV